One part of the Neodiprion virginianus isolate iyNeoVirg1 chromosome 3, iyNeoVirg1.1, whole genome shotgun sequence genome encodes these proteins:
- the LOC124300988 gene encoding stimulator of interferon genes protein isoform X1, which yields MASAIDCTELQVVKELRGGGLLYPKNIPGDRGNTAMITQIILIILLMMLCAYYASRNRDLNDYIKYCVYCTASNIILISLCNFLMRITNLFEELRHVHARYDDKILKVFVVALEYNTLCIIIIAVCISSLIAMIMAVKNPIMFLWSHGPEPYICSLLSSMIILRLINIDESRLDTVLKVSQMKGLDYGSSMAYSYFYGYLNIVLPSVGDEKKGLYENIKVYESQNGVEVPVKKLFILIPTSLHIPPNLEEASYYWMESAKKLESVVKHRAGVVHRTYHNSVYKIHPRGQRGNDSKVYVITEGATPLLTFYEVLEHSDKDSSSYKEYKKEIAGSFYRTLRHIIRSKPECRDLCELIYYEDYDSDGKKVNIAEILLEKIEEQISLASYYGQ from the exons ATGGCGAGTGCGATTGATTGTACCGAACTACAG GTAGTCAAGGAATTAAGAGGAGGGGGGCTTTTGTACCCTAAAAACATACCTGGAGATCGTGGTAATACTGCCATGATTACACAGATTATATTAATCATTCTACTTATGATGT TATGTGCTTACTATGCATCAAGGAACCGAGATTTAAATGATTACATTAAATACTGTG tttactgCACTGCAAGTAACATAATTTTGATCTCATTGTGCAATTTCTTGATGAGAATCACGAATCTTTTCGAAGAGTTACGTCATGTCCATGCAAGATATGATGACAAAATCTTGAAAGTCTTCGTAGTTGCGCTGGAATACAACacattatgtataattatcatcgCAGTGTGCATCTCGAGTTTGATT GCTATGATAATGGCAGTCAAAAATCCGATCATGTTTCTTTGGAGCCACGGTCCAGAACCGTACATCTGCTCATTGCTTTCTTCAATGATCATACTCCGCCTGATTAATATT GACGAAAGTAGACTAGATACAGTTTTGAAAGTTTCACAAATGAAAGGTTTGGATTATGGAAGCAGTATGGCATACAGCTACTTCTACGGATACTTGAACATCGTTCTTCCTTCAGTTGGGGATGAGAAGAAAG GCTTATATGAGAACATCAAGGTATATGAAAGTCAAAATGGAGTAGAGGTACcagtgaaaaaacttttcattctAATTCCTACCTCGCTTCACATTCCTCCAAATCTTGAAGAAGCTAGCTACTACTGGATGGAAAGTGCAAAG AAACTCGAATCGGTTGTTAAACATCGAGCCGGTGTAGTTCATCGCACGTATCACAATAGTGTCTACAAGATCCATCCAAGGGGACAAAGAGGAAACGATAGTAAGGTATATGTGATAACTGAAGGTGCAACTCCTTTGCTGACGTTTTACGAAGTTCTGGAACATTCTGACAAGGATTCGT CCTCTTATAAGGAATACAAGAAAGAAATTGCGGGATCTTTTTATAGAACTCTGCGGCACATCATTAGAAGTAAACCGGAATGCCGCGATTTGTGTGAATTGATTTATTACgaag ATTATGATTCTGATGGCAAAAAAGTGAACATTGCGGAGATCCTGCTTGAGAAAATCGAAGAACAGATTTCTCTAGCTTCATATTATGGccagtaa
- the LOC124300988 gene encoding stimulator of interferon genes protein isoform X2, translated as MASAIDCTELQVVKELRGGGLLYPKNIPGDRGNTAMITQIILIILLMMFYCTASNIILISLCNFLMRITNLFEELRHVHARYDDKILKVFVVALEYNTLCIIIIAVCISSLIAMIMAVKNPIMFLWSHGPEPYICSLLSSMIILRLINIDESRLDTVLKVSQMKGLDYGSSMAYSYFYGYLNIVLPSVGDEKKGLYENIKVYESQNGVEVPVKKLFILIPTSLHIPPNLEEASYYWMESAKKLESVVKHRAGVVHRTYHNSVYKIHPRGQRGNDSKVYVITEGATPLLTFYEVLEHSDKDSSSYKEYKKEIAGSFYRTLRHIIRSKPECRDLCELIYYEDYDSDGKKVNIAEILLEKIEEQISLASYYGQ; from the exons ATGGCGAGTGCGATTGATTGTACCGAACTACAG GTAGTCAAGGAATTAAGAGGAGGGGGGCTTTTGTACCCTAAAAACATACCTGGAGATCGTGGTAATACTGCCATGATTACACAGATTATATTAATCATTCTACTTATGATGT tttactgCACTGCAAGTAACATAATTTTGATCTCATTGTGCAATTTCTTGATGAGAATCACGAATCTTTTCGAAGAGTTACGTCATGTCCATGCAAGATATGATGACAAAATCTTGAAAGTCTTCGTAGTTGCGCTGGAATACAACacattatgtataattatcatcgCAGTGTGCATCTCGAGTTTGATT GCTATGATAATGGCAGTCAAAAATCCGATCATGTTTCTTTGGAGCCACGGTCCAGAACCGTACATCTGCTCATTGCTTTCTTCAATGATCATACTCCGCCTGATTAATATT GACGAAAGTAGACTAGATACAGTTTTGAAAGTTTCACAAATGAAAGGTTTGGATTATGGAAGCAGTATGGCATACAGCTACTTCTACGGATACTTGAACATCGTTCTTCCTTCAGTTGGGGATGAGAAGAAAG GCTTATATGAGAACATCAAGGTATATGAAAGTCAAAATGGAGTAGAGGTACcagtgaaaaaacttttcattctAATTCCTACCTCGCTTCACATTCCTCCAAATCTTGAAGAAGCTAGCTACTACTGGATGGAAAGTGCAAAG AAACTCGAATCGGTTGTTAAACATCGAGCCGGTGTAGTTCATCGCACGTATCACAATAGTGTCTACAAGATCCATCCAAGGGGACAAAGAGGAAACGATAGTAAGGTATATGTGATAACTGAAGGTGCAACTCCTTTGCTGACGTTTTACGAAGTTCTGGAACATTCTGACAAGGATTCGT CCTCTTATAAGGAATACAAGAAAGAAATTGCGGGATCTTTTTATAGAACTCTGCGGCACATCATTAGAAGTAAACCGGAATGCCGCGATTTGTGTGAATTGATTTATTACgaag ATTATGATTCTGATGGCAAAAAAGTGAACATTGCGGAGATCCTGCTTGAGAAAATCGAAGAACAGATTTCTCTAGCTTCATATTATGGccagtaa
- the LOC124300988 gene encoding stimulator of interferon genes protein isoform X3, protein MITQIILIILLMMLCAYYASRNRDLNDYIKYCVYCTASNIILISLCNFLMRITNLFEELRHVHARYDDKILKVFVVALEYNTLCIIIIAVCISSLIAMIMAVKNPIMFLWSHGPEPYICSLLSSMIILRLINIDESRLDTVLKVSQMKGLDYGSSMAYSYFYGYLNIVLPSVGDEKKGLYENIKVYESQNGVEVPVKKLFILIPTSLHIPPNLEEASYYWMESAKKLESVVKHRAGVVHRTYHNSVYKIHPRGQRGNDSKVYVITEGATPLLTFYEVLEHSDKDSSSYKEYKKEIAGSFYRTLRHIIRSKPECRDLCELIYYEDYDSDGKKVNIAEILLEKIEEQISLASYYGQ, encoded by the exons ATGATTACACAGATTATATTAATCATTCTACTTATGATGT TATGTGCTTACTATGCATCAAGGAACCGAGATTTAAATGATTACATTAAATACTGTG tttactgCACTGCAAGTAACATAATTTTGATCTCATTGTGCAATTTCTTGATGAGAATCACGAATCTTTTCGAAGAGTTACGTCATGTCCATGCAAGATATGATGACAAAATCTTGAAAGTCTTCGTAGTTGCGCTGGAATACAACacattatgtataattatcatcgCAGTGTGCATCTCGAGTTTGATT GCTATGATAATGGCAGTCAAAAATCCGATCATGTTTCTTTGGAGCCACGGTCCAGAACCGTACATCTGCTCATTGCTTTCTTCAATGATCATACTCCGCCTGATTAATATT GACGAAAGTAGACTAGATACAGTTTTGAAAGTTTCACAAATGAAAGGTTTGGATTATGGAAGCAGTATGGCATACAGCTACTTCTACGGATACTTGAACATCGTTCTTCCTTCAGTTGGGGATGAGAAGAAAG GCTTATATGAGAACATCAAGGTATATGAAAGTCAAAATGGAGTAGAGGTACcagtgaaaaaacttttcattctAATTCCTACCTCGCTTCACATTCCTCCAAATCTTGAAGAAGCTAGCTACTACTGGATGGAAAGTGCAAAG AAACTCGAATCGGTTGTTAAACATCGAGCCGGTGTAGTTCATCGCACGTATCACAATAGTGTCTACAAGATCCATCCAAGGGGACAAAGAGGAAACGATAGTAAGGTATATGTGATAACTGAAGGTGCAACTCCTTTGCTGACGTTTTACGAAGTTCTGGAACATTCTGACAAGGATTCGT CCTCTTATAAGGAATACAAGAAAGAAATTGCGGGATCTTTTTATAGAACTCTGCGGCACATCATTAGAAGTAAACCGGAATGCCGCGATTTGTGTGAATTGATTTATTACgaag ATTATGATTCTGATGGCAAAAAAGTGAACATTGCGGAGATCCTGCTTGAGAAAATCGAAGAACAGATTTCTCTAGCTTCATATTATGGccagtaa